The Fulvia fulva chromosome 6, complete sequence genome includes a window with the following:
- a CDS encoding Myosin-2, with the protein MSHTYDVGTKAWQPDATEGWVASEVKQKQVDGDKVKLVFTLENGEEKVVETTLDELSKDAMSSTLPPLMNPAMLEASDDLTNLSHLNEPAVLQAIKLRYAQKEIYTYSGIVLIATNPFARVDSLYVPGMVQVYAGKSRASQAPHLFAIAEESFADMLRNDKNQTIVVSGESGAGKTVSAKYIMRYFATREPPDQPGTRSRGRADTMSETEEQILATNPIMEAFGNAKTTRNDNSSRFGKYIEIMFNKQTDIIGARIRTYLLERSRLVFQPLKERNYHIFYQLVAGASDAEREELGLIPVEHFEYLNQGGAPQIDGVDDAKDFNDTRSSLTRLGVSKEVQASLWKILAALLHIGNIKITATRTDSQLDANETSLAKACELLGIDAAEFAKWTVKKQLVTRGEKIMSNLTAQQATVVRDSVAKYIYSSLFDWLVETMNGFLAPDKVIEKMHSFIGVLDIYGFEHFAKNSFEQFCINYANEKLQQEFNQHVFKLEQEEYLREQIDWKFIDFSDNQPCIDLIEGKLGILALLDEESRLPMGSDESFVNKLHHNFSQDKHAFYKKPRFGKSAFTVCHYAIDVTYESDGFIEKNRDTVPDEQLEVLRSSKNDFLAEVLESSAVVRERDNAAVNPKANGAPGARKGVAATRKPTLGGIFKSSLIQLMDTISSTEVHYIRCLKPNESKEAWKFEGPMVLSQLRACGVLETVRISCAGYPTRWTYEEFALRYYMLIHSTKWTTEIKDMANAILQKALGESKHDRSDKYQLGLTKIFFRAGMLAFLENLRTTRLTDAAIMIQKNLRAKYYRRRYLEAINNIRTFQARARAVMARQRANEARRQKGATTIQRVWRGQKERKRYLQFRNDLVRFEASAKGWLCRKMILDKKFSDAARIIQRNWRSYQQLKNWRDYRRKVTLAQSLWRGKSARKEYKTLREEARDLKQISYKLENKVVELTQALGSTRKENKTLKSQLDGYENQLKSSREKYNHLEARTNELQREANQAGVYSARLEQMEAEMSRLQSSFEESTSNLRRLQDEEKTLRENLRVTAQELETTRQSKTASETEKLGLRQQLADLQDQLELAKRAVPVSNGEIPNGGAVGGAASGLINLVASKKPKRRSAGPEQIQTERFSGAFNPRPVSMAFGATAGGHTQNLSGSTFNPGLENVEMELENLLADEDGLNDEVTMGLIRNLKIPAPGSNPPPTDKEVLFPAYLINLVTSEMWNNGFVKESERFLANVMQSIQQEVMRHDGDEAVNPGAFWLSNVHEMLSFVFLAEDWYEAQKTDNFEYDRLLEIVKHDLESLEFNIYHTWMKVLKKKLHKMIVPAIIESQSLPGFVTNESNRFLGKLLQSSNQPAYSMDNLLSLLNNVFKAMKAFYLEDTIVTQTVTELLRLVGVTAFNDLLMRRNFLSWKRGLQINYNITRIEEWCKSHDMPEGTLQLEHLMQATKLLQLKKATLNDIEIIQDICWMLSPNQIQKLLNQYLVADYEQPINGEIMKAVASRVTDPKSDVLLLQAVDMEDSGPYEIAEPRVITALETYTPSWLQTPRLKRLAEIVSAQAVMQQQIEANGMGKITEDDQLDLHEGQWPVANGHGMNGNGNGLGLHYDDGEYSPRA; encoded by the exons ATGTCGCATACGTACGATGTCGGCACCAAGGCATGGCAGCCGGACGCGACCGAGGGCTGGGTCGCCTCGGAGGTCAAGCAGAAGCAGGTCGACGGGGACAAGGTGAAGCTCGTCTTCACCCTGGAGAATGGAGAG GAGAAAGTGGTCGAGACGACCCTCGACGAGCTCTCGAAAGATGCCATGAGCTCCACCTTACCGCCTTTAATGAACCCGGCCATGCTCGAGGCCAGCGACGACTTAACGAACCTTTCACACCTGAACGAGCCTGCCGTGCTGCAGGCCATCAAGCTACGATATGCCCAGAAGGAAATCTACACATATTCCGGAATCGTCCTTATTGCTACCAACCCCTTTGCGCGTGTCGACTCGCTCTACGTCCCTGGCATGGTCCAGGTCTACGCTGGCAAATCAAGAGCATCGCAAGCGCCCCATCTCTTCGCCATCGCCGAGGAGTCCTTCGCCGACATGCTGCGCAACGACAAGAACCAGACCATCGTCGTGTCGGGAGAGTCGGGTGCAGGTAAGACGGTGAGCGCAAAGTACATCATGCGCTACTTTGCAACGCGAGAGCCACCCGATCAACCTGGCACACGGAGTCGTGGTCGCGCAGATACCATGAGCGAGACGGAAGAGCAGATTCTGGCTACCAACCCGATCATGGAAGCATTTGGTAACGCCAAAACGACGCGAAACGACAACTCCTCCCGTTTCGGCAAGTACATCGAGATCATGTTCAACAAGCAGACCGACATCATTGGCGCACGGATACGAACATACCTGCTCGAGCGGTCAAGGTTGGTCTTTCAACCGCTTAAGGAGCGGAATTACCACATCTTCTACCAACTCGTAGCTGGCGCATCAGATGCAGAACGAGAAGAGCTTGGGCTGATCCCTGTGGAACACTTCGAATACCTCAACCAGGGAGGTGCACCACAGATCGACGGCGTGGACGATGCGAAAGACTTCAACGATACTCGATCTTCGCTCACCCGTCTCGGCGTGTCGAAAGAGGTGCAAGCTTCTCTGTGGAAGATTCTGGCTGCTTTGCTGCACATTGGCAATATTAAGATTACTGCCACGAGGACAGACTCGCAGCTGGATGCCAACGAGACATCGCTTGCGAAAGCTTGCGAGCTTCTAGGCATCGATGCTGCCGAGTTCGCCAAGTGGACGGTGAAGAAGCAGCTCGTGACACGAGGGGAGAAGATCATGTCGAATCTCACAGCGCAGCAAGCCACTGTTGTGAGAGACTCCGTCGCCAAGTACATCTATTCCTCGCTGTTCGACTGGCTGGTGGAAACCATGAATGGCTTCTTGGCACCGGACAAGGTTATTGAGAAGATGCACTCCTTCATTGGTGTTCTGGACATCTACGGTTTCGAGCACTTTGCCAAAAACAGCTTCGAGCAGTTCTGTATCAACTACGCCAACGAGAAGCTGCAGCAAGAGTTCAACCAGCACGTCTTCAAGCTTGAACAAGAGGAGTACCTTCGCGAGCAAATCGACTGGAAGTTCATCGACTTCAGCGACAATCAGCCTTGTATTGACCTCATCGAAGGCAAGCTAGGTATCCTCGCTCTCCTTGACGAAGAGAGTAGATTGCCAATGGGATCTGATGAGAGCTTCGTCAACAAGCTCCACCACAATTTCTCGCAAGACAAGCACGCTTTCTACAAGAAGCCACGATTCGGCAAGAGTGCTTTCACAGTGTGCCATTACGCGATCGACGTCACGTACGAAAGCGATGGCTTCATCGAGAAGAACAGAGATACTGTACCCGACGAACAGCTCGAAGTGCTGCGCAGTAGCAAGAACGATTTCTTGGCCGAGGTCCTGGAGTCCAGTGCCGTTGTGCGGGAACGAGACAATGCGGCAGTCAACCCGAAAGCGAACGGTGCACCGGGAGCGAGAAAGGGCGTGGCTGCCACCAGGAAGCCAACACTCGGCGGCATCTTCAAGAGCTCTCTGATCCAGTTGATGGACACCATCAGCTCGACCGAAGTGCATTACATTCGTTGCTTGAAGCCTAACGAGAGTAAGGAGGCCTGGAAGTTCGAAGGCCCGATGGTGCTGAGCCAGCTGAGAGCTTGTGGTGTCCTGGAAACGGTCAGAATCAGCTGTGCTGGTTATCCGACGAGATGGACCTACGAGGAGTTCGCGCTGCGCTACTACATGCTGATACACTCGACCAAATGGACGACCGAAATCAAGGACATGGCGAATGCCATCTTGCAGAAGGCGCTTGGCGAAAGCAAACACGATCGATCTGACAAGTACCAACTTGGTCTGACCAAGATCTTCTTCCGTGCCGGTATGTTGGCCTTCTTGGAGAACCTGCGCACGACGCGTCTCACAGATGCCGCGATTATGATTCAAAAGAATCTTCGCGCCAAGTACTATCGTCGCCGCTACCTCGAGGCCATCAACAACATTCGAACCTTTCAGGCCCGAGCGAGGGCAGTCATGGCTCGGCAGAGAGCAAACGAAGCTCGGCGCCAAAAGGGCGCTACGACCATCCAGCGCGTTTGGAGAGGCCAGAAGGAGCGGAAAAGGTACCTACAGTTCCGAAACGATCTCGTCCGCTTTGAAGCGTCGGCAAAGGGGTGGCTGTGCCGAAAGATGATCTTGGACAAGAAGTTCTCCGATGCTGCTCGTATCATTCAGCGAAACTGGCGAAGCTACCAACAGCTCAAGAATTGGCGAGATTACCGGAGAAAGGTCACTCTCGCGCAAAGCTTGTGGCGTGGCAAGTCTGCCAGGAAAGAGTACAAGACGCTCAGGGAGGAAGCCAGAGATCTTAAGCAGATCTCATACAAGCTGGAGAACAAGGTCGTCGAGCTCACACAAGCTCTTGGGTCTACGCGCAAGGAGAACAAGACCCTCAAGTCGCAACTTGATGGCTACGAGAACCAGCTCAAGAGTTCCAGAGAGAAGTACAACCATCTCGAAGCTCGTACAAATGAGCTTCAGAGAGAAGCCAACCAGGCTGGTGTATACTCGGCGAGACTCGAGCAGATGGAAGCGGAGATGTCTCGCCTGCAGTCCAGCTTCGAAGAAAGCACTTCGAACCTGCGTCGCCTGCAAGATGAGGAGAAGACTCTCAGAGAGAATCTGCGCGTCACCGCCCAGGAACTCGAGACCACCAGGCAATCGAAGACGGCGAGTGAGACCGAGAAGCTAGGCCTACGACAACAGCTTGcagatcttcaagatcagCTCGAATTGGCGAAGAGAGCCGTGCCGGTCAGCAATGGAGAGATTCCCAATGGTGGCGCCGTTGGCGGAGCGGCGAGTGGTCTCATCAACCTTGTCGCATCGAAGAAGCCGAAGAGGAGAAGCGCTGGGCCAGAGCAGATCCAGACTGAGAGATTTAGCGGCGCTTTCAATCCGAGACCGGTCTCAATGGCATTTGGTGCGACGGCTGGTGGGCACACGCAAAACCTATCTGGCTCCACGTTCAATCCTGGGCTGGAGAACGTGGAGATGGAGCTGGAGAACCTGCTTGCAGACGAGGATGGTCTTAACGACGAGGTTACCATGGGCCTGATCCGCAACCTGAAGATCCCAGCGCCCGGCAGTAACCCACCGCCTACCGATAAGGAAGTCCTCTTCCCTGCATACCTCATCAACTTGGTCACCAGCGAGATGTGGAACAATGGCTTCGTCAAGGAGTCGGAACGATTCCTGGCAAATGTGATGCAGTCGATACAACAAGAGGTTATGCGACATGATGGTGATGAAGCGGTCAACCCAGGCGCCTTCTGGCTGTCCAACGTGCACGAGATGCTCTCTTTTGTGTTCCTGGCCGAAGACTGGTACGAAGCACAAAAGACCGACAACTTTGAGTACGACCGCCTGCTTGAGATCGTCAAGCACGACCTCGAAAGCTTGGAGTTCAACATCTACCACACATGGATGAAGGTGCTGAAGAAGAAGCTGCACAAGATGATCGTTCCCGCGATCATCGAGTCGCAATCTCTTCCAGGCTTCGTCACCAACGAGAGCAACCGCTTCCTCGGCAAGTTGCTACAATCCTCCAATCAACCCGCATACAGCATGGACAACTTGCTCAGCCTACTAAACAATGTTTTCAAGGCCATGAAGGCATTCTACCTCGAAGACACAATCGTTACCCAGACAGTCACAGAACTGCTGAGACTGGTCGGTGTGACTGCGTTCAACGACTTGCTCATGAGGAGAAATTTCCTGTCTTGGAAGCGAGGCCTGCAGATCAACTACAACATCACCAGGATTGAAGAATGGTGTAAGAGCCACGACATGCCTGAAGGTACACTGCAGCTTGAGCACTTGATGCAAGCGACGAAGCTTTTGCAGCTGAAAAAAGCGACACTGAATGACATTGAGATCATTCAGGATATTTGCTGGAT GCTGTCTCCGAACCAGATTCAGAAGCTTCTCAACCAATACCTCGTTGCCGACTACGAGCAACCGATCAATGGCGAGATCATGAAAGCCGTCGCATCACGAGTCACAGATCCAAAGTCCGACGTCTTGCTACTGCAGGCGGTAGACATGGAGGACTCTGGACCATACGAGATTGCGGAACCTCGCGTTATCACAGCTCTGGAAACATACACACCCAGTTGGCTGCAGACGCCGAGACTGAAGCGACTGGCCGAGATCGTGTCTGCGCAAGCAGTGATGCAGCAGCAAATAGAAGCCAATGGCATGGGGAAGATTACTGAAGACGACCAGCTCGACCTCCATGAAGGCCAATGGCCGGTAGCCAACGGACATGGCATGAACGGCAACGGGAATGGACTCGGCCTGCATTACGATGACGGCGAGTACTCACCGCGAGCATAG
- a CDS encoding Peroxisomal biogenesis factor 3, whose amino-acid sequence MIAATRRWLRRNRNTLIVGASVIGAGVLAGQYVLGKTQEARQRMSDEKTAKENLRRRFEQNQEDCTYTVLALLPTIREEIVSALPVEQITEQLQQERQERLKRLGPSEAASSQYPSAPPSATDDDGRSLASLQSSSYVHASQVAHSTLNVADSPQQPKRSKAKLWQDMKINSITRALTLIYTLSLLTLLTRIQLNLLGRRTYLSSVVQLASPPPATHSSTISLENKDDDNYDNVYGNDFETNRKYLTFSWWLLHRGSKRIMERVSAAVKEVFGQVNIREDLSLERLADLIMQVRRKVEGATESERRSMQWLGYLLPPKRDESFVIRQSGMSESDESPSPDAQDFDPMDEDLINASLRRLLDETSDLVESPTFTYVLTRLLDAAFSHLVDYRIATEAFEVTGPGAPGTEARIVEITDKKCKLAHILPVFCRQAHVIAAGSGELDTMAGLAAQEPLGNEYLSAIDQVGDLGAFAAVIYSSNFEYEVPAGLDTTAAAVAAGRQSSPRNYNMSTSSSSPDSVAQEVGESPPQDAAENMLDESQVLVLSHAEEDTTAAPAPQPQESIAVAPQAETTDTAGNFETAWQKATSTADEDEKPPDDEVVKLT is encoded by the exons ATGATTGCAGCGACTCGTCGTTGGCTGCGACGGAATCGGAATACCTTGATCGTTGGAGCGAGCGTAATCGGCGCAGGAGTATTAGCGGGACAGTATGTCTTGGGCAAGACACAGGAGGCCCGCCAGCGCATGAGCGACGAGAAGACGGCGAAAGAGAA CCTCCGGAGACGATTCGAGCAGAACCAAGAGGACTGCACGTATACCGTGCTCGCGCTACTACCGACCATTCGCGAGGAAATTGTCAGCGCCCTCCCCGTCGAGCAGATCACTGAGCAACTACAACAAGAACGACAAGAGCGTTTGAAGAGGCTAGGCCCATCCGAAGCTGCTTCCTCACAATATCCTTCGGCACCGCCTAGTGCCACCGACGACGATGGCCGAAGTCTTGCCAGTCTACAGAGCAGCAGCTATGTGCATGCCAGCCAGGTTGCCCACAGTACTCTCAACGTCGCCGATTCTCCTCAACAGCCCAAACGCAGCAAGGCCAAGCTATGGCAGGACATGAAGATAAACTCAATTACGCGTGCATTGACCCTGATATACACCCTGTCCCTGCTGACCCTCCTCACGCGCATCCAACTCAATCTACTAGGCCGAAGGACGTACCTGTCATCTGTCGTGCAGCTTGCATCGCCGCCGCCAGCCACACACTCATCGACGATATCCCTCGAGAACAAGGACGATGACAACTACGATAATGTCTACGGCAATGACTTCGAGACGAATCGAAAGTATCTCACCTTCAGCTGGTGGCTATTGCATCGAGGAAGCAAGCGGATCATGGAGCGAGTGTCGGCGGCAGTGAAAGAGGTCTTCGGACAGGTCAACATTCGAGAAGATCTGAGCTTAGAGAGGCTGGCAGACCTGATCATGCAAGTGCGCAGGAAAGTGGAAGGTGCGACCGAGAGCGAGCGACGATCGATGCAATGGCTCGGATACCTGTTGCCGCCCAAGCGGGACGAATCGTTCGTGATCAGACAGTCTGGCATGTCGGAAAGTGACGAATCTCCCTCGCCCGATGCGCAGGACTTTGACCCTATGGACGAGGACTTGATCAACGCATCTCTTCGCCGACTTCTGGACGAGACTAGTGACCTTGTCGAGTCGCCGACGTTCACCTACGTTCTCACACGCCTGCTCGATGCAGCTTTCTCCCACCTCGTCGACTACCGCATCGCGACTGAGGCGTTCGAGGTCACTGGACCAGGAGCACCAGGCACTGAGGCAAGAATCGTTGAAATCACAGACAAGAAGTGCAAGCTGGCACACATCCTGCCAGTTTTCTGCAGACAGGCACATGTTATCGCCGCTGGCAGTGGTGAACTCGACACTATGGCCGGCCTCGCGGCTCAAGAGCCTCTGGGCAATGAGTATTTGTCAGCCATTGACCAGGTCGGTGACCTTGGAGCATTTGCGGCGGTCATCTACTCGAGCAATTTCGAGTACGAAGTGCCGGCTGGTCTGGACACCACAGCCGCCGCTGTAGCAGCCGGCAGACAATCGTCCCCACGAAACTACAACATGTCAACATCCTCGAGCAGTCCGGACTCCGTAGCGCAAGAAGTTGGCGAATCACCTCCGCAAGATGCTGCTGAAAACATGCTGGACGAGAGCCAAGTGCTTGTTCTCAGTCATGCCGAAGAAGACACCACTGCAGCTCCCGCACCACAACCGCAGGAGAGTATCGCTGTTGCACCGCAAGCCGAGACCACTGATACTGCTGGCAACTTCGAGACTGCATGGCAAAAGGCGACATCGACAGCAGATGAAGATGAGAAGCCTCCTGATGATGAGGTCGTCAAGCTGACTTAA
- a CDS encoding Deoxyhypusine synthase, whose translation MASEGRHAKGTAPSGATDAVLKPSDPVPESAVPVKGLDFDAFADRNITVAELVENLASVGFQATSIGQAADIVNGMRTWRDPETGEKTTIFLGYTSNLISSGLRETLRWLVQHKHVSAIVTTAGGVEEDFIKCLGETYLGSFDAAGAALRAKGMNRIGNLFVPNDNYCRFEDWIVPIFNKMLEEQEASRNDEEPLYWTPSKIIARLGKEINDESSVYYWAYKNDIPVFCPALTDGSLGDMLYFHTFKSSPQQIRVDIVEDIRKINTMAVRAKRTGMIILGGGIVKHHIANANLMRNGADSAVYINTGQEFDGSDAGARPDEAVSWGKIKADARSVKACINVASDLVESLTVIQVYAEATIAFPLIVAASFAKVEKPNDKAT comes from the exons ATGGCTTCCGAAGGAAGGCACGCAAAGGGCACTGCACCTTCAGGCGCTACAGATGCTGTGCTCAAGCCATCAGACCCTGTGCCCGAGAGTGCTGTTCCTGTCAAAGGCCTGGACTTCGATGCCTTCGCTGATCGCAATATCACCGTGGCAGAGCTGGTCGAGAATTTGGCGAGTGTGGGGTTTCAGGCTACGTCAATAGGACAGGCCGCCGATATAGTCAATGGCATG CGAACATGGCGCGACCCAGAGACTGGCGAGAAGACCACCATCTTCCTGGGTTACACTTCGAACCTGATCTCTTCCGGCCTGAGAGAGACCCTGCGATGGTTGGTGCAACATAAGCACGTCTCTGCCATTGTCACTACGGCCGGTGGCGTGGAAGAAGACTTCATCAAATGTCTTGGCGAAACGTATCTCGGCTCTTTCGATGCAGCAGGTGCAGCTCTCCGTGCGAAGGGAATGAATCGCATTGGAAACCTTTTCGTGCCGAACGATAATTACTGCCGATTCGAGGACTGGATTGTACCAATCTTCAATAAGATGCTCGAGGAGCAAGAGGCGTCGAGAAACGACGAGGAGCCGCTTTACTGGACACCCAGCAAGATCATTGCCCGGCTTGGTAAGGAGATCAACGATGAGAGCTCTGTGTATTACTGGGCCTACAAGAATGACATCCCCGTCTTCTGCCCAGCCCTTACAGATGGCAGCCTCGGCGACATGCTGTACTTCCACACCTTCAAATCGTCGCCACAACAGATCCGTGTTGACATTGTCGAGGACATTCGCAAGATCAACACCATGGCTGTAAGAGCGAAGCGCACTGGCATGATCATTCTTGGTGGAGGTATTGTGAAACATCACATCGCCAACGCTAATCTGATGCGCAACGGGGCGGACAGTGCTGTCTATATCAATACGGGTCAAGAGTTCGATGGATCTGATGCAGGAGCCAGACCTGATGAAGCTGTGAGCTGGGGCAAGATCAAAGCGGACGCGCGAAGCGTGAAGGCATGTATCAATGTCGCAAGTGATCTTGTTGAGTCACTAACCGTGATCCAGGTATACGCCGAAGCAACGATTGCCTTCCCGCTCATCGTAGCGGCATCGTTTGCGAAAGTGGAGAAGCCGAACGACAAGGCAACTTGA